The genomic segment GACTTCGTCACTGAGTGATATTATGTTTTTTTTATTGTTGTTTTTTCTAATCATTTCTACACTAGCCAATCCTAATGTAATTAAAATGACTTTGCCGAAAGCACAAGCGAACGAAAAGACAAACAAACAATTCATTAGCTTATCTGTTACAGAAGATAAGCAGTTTTATATCGATAAAGAGCCGGTTACTTTTGAGGCATTAGAGAGTACACTTATGTCTAAGATGAACGCTCAAAAAGACCAAACGGTTGTGGTGCGAATTCCGTTTAATTTGCAAGTACAAGATTTAGTGGATGTATTGCAAATTGGGGTTAGAAATAATTTGAAATTTGTAATTGCTACGAGTCCTAAGTAGAAGTTTTGTCATTCCGAATTTATTTCGGAATCTATAATAAAATATAAATCAATTATTTTAAGAAACTGAATCAAGTTCAGTTTGACAGAGTAGGGTTTTAAAAGCGTCAATTCAAATTGAAATTATACACAATTTTCCCCACTTGTTTTTCAGGGGCATCACTACTAGCATCCCATTTGGTATTCATTGCGGCCAATTTGGCTTGATCTAGCAAACATTTGGCAGTATTTGTTGTCCCCTTAATTCCTGCTATTGCGCTGATGGTTCTTCCGGTTCTATCAACTGAAACTTCTACAACTACTTTTCCTTCCTCATTACAGGTATATTTAGGTGCCGGTTTTGATATTGCTTTCCGATTACCTAAAGAATAACCTCCTCCATTACCATTGCCTGATCCACCGCCCGAACCTGCTCCGTATCCGCTTCCATTGCCTATTCCGTTTCCAGTTCCATTACCACCACCAGTTCCGCCACCGGAACCACCATTGCCATAATAACTAGCGGCTGTTAAACTACCATTAGACTTTCCTTTATTACCAGCAGTTTTGTCGTCTCCGTCACCTCCCTTGTTTGATCCTTTTAATAGACTTGATAAGGCATCATTAGTAGTGTTAGCGATTTTGGGTTTTATTACTTCAGGTTTTGCTTCGTCTTTAACGACAGTTGGTTTTTTCTCCGTTTTTTCTTTTTTCGGAATCACAACGCTTTCTTCAGTACTATTTTCTTGGGAAATAATTGCTTCCTCTGAACTAGTAGTTGTTGGAGTTTCTTTTGTTCGATTCTGAACTTCTAGTACTTCACTTTCAAAATTACTACCCGAACCCAAATCACTGTCTCCAAAATTAACAGAAACACCACCGCCTCCACCACCAGTAAGCTCTGCCAAATTAGAAGGTGGCCAAAATCGGATAAAAAATAAAATCAACAACATGGCTGCATAAATTAGCAACGAAAATGCTAATGACTTTTTTTGATCTGTCGAAGGAGTAAAACCCATGTATTTTGCTTATTTTTAATACGGTATT from the Flavobacterium ammonificans genome contains:
- a CDS encoding ExbD/TolR family protein, producing the protein MSIKRKRRFHAEVATSSLSDIMFFLLLFFLIISTLANPNVIKMTLPKAQANEKTNKQFISLSVTEDKQFYIDKEPVTFEALESTLMSKMNAQKDQTVVVRIPFNLQVQDLVDVLQIGVRNNLKFVIATSPK
- a CDS encoding energy transducer TonB family protein, translating into MGFTPSTDQKKSLAFSLLIYAAMLLILFFIRFWPPSNLAELTGGGGGGVSVNFGDSDLGSGSNFESEVLEVQNRTKETPTTTSSEEAIISQENSTEESVVIPKKEKTEKKPTVVKDEAKPEVIKPKIANTTNDALSSLLKGSNKGGDGDDKTAGNKGKSNGSLTAASYYGNGGSGGGTGGGNGTGNGIGNGSGYGAGSGGGSGNGNGGGYSLGNRKAISKPAPKYTCNEEGKVVVEVSVDRTGRTISAIAGIKGTTNTAKCLLDQAKLAAMNTKWDASSDAPEKQVGKIVYNFNLN